In Pseudovibrio brasiliensis, the following are encoded in one genomic region:
- a CDS encoding sensor histidine kinase, translating to MASKAAVGVRGRSIFRELGITFFISVILLLLLYTFLLPIFFIAGSDESLIYMMDDLGRSYEEAAQVDPNAPLPETYLIRSAFSLETLPPDMARHFADETLEPLELYFSEEDQECDAEGNCKSTYYLYLYIYPLEDGRNLYITLESTEEYVEGSEEDQVVIIAFAIVGFINLLATFVCARILSKRLIKPIAALENWAQSLDNENVGETPPDFRYRELNNLAVKLSRTVARISEFVEREQTFLRYASHELRTPITVIAGNISLLKSRESDPEDAVPVERIQRANLNMRIIVETLLWLGRESSAPPRVEKLVPAKLIMGCIEELDYLKGNKPLTEHLDLSEDEAELPKAPLLILFGNLIRNAFQHAQKGEITISYRDGVFLIENPVATGKKEGAASIYEESFGFGLSLCERIARRMGWEFTLEERDNAIVTRLVLKETRKP from the coding sequence ATGGCGAGTAAGGCAGCCGTTGGGGTGCGCGGTCGCAGCATCTTTCGTGAACTTGGCATCACGTTCTTCATCAGCGTTATCCTGCTGCTGTTGCTCTATACGTTCTTGCTGCCGATCTTCTTTATCGCAGGCTCTGATGAGAGCCTCATTTACATGATGGATGATCTGGGGCGGTCCTATGAGGAGGCTGCACAGGTTGACCCGAATGCGCCGCTGCCCGAGACCTATCTGATCCGAAGCGCATTTTCGCTGGAGACGTTGCCGCCGGATATGGCGCGGCACTTTGCAGATGAAACGCTGGAGCCGCTGGAGCTGTATTTCAGTGAGGAGGATCAGGAGTGTGATGCGGAGGGCAACTGCAAGTCGACGTATTACCTCTATCTCTACATCTATCCGCTTGAAGATGGGCGGAATCTCTACATCACGCTTGAGAGCACGGAGGAGTATGTTGAAGGCTCTGAAGAGGATCAGGTCGTCATCATAGCTTTCGCGATTGTTGGTTTCATCAACCTGCTGGCGACCTTTGTGTGTGCCCGCATTCTTTCCAAGCGCCTGATCAAGCCAATTGCAGCGCTCGAAAACTGGGCGCAGTCTCTGGATAACGAAAATGTGGGTGAGACACCGCCGGACTTTCGGTATCGGGAGCTGAATAATCTTGCCGTGAAGCTCTCCCGCACTGTGGCGCGGATTTCGGAGTTTGTGGAGCGGGAGCAGACGTTCCTGCGCTATGCGAGCCATGAGCTGCGGACGCCGATCACGGTGATTGCAGGCAACATCTCGCTGCTGAAGAGCCGGGAGAGTGATCCGGAGGATGCGGTGCCGGTGGAGCGCATTCAGCGGGCGAACCTCAACATGCGGATCATTGTTGAGACGCTGTTGTGGTTGGGGCGGGAGAGCTCCGCACCGCCGCGGGTAGAGAAGCTTGTACCCGCCAAGCTGATTATGGGTTGCATTGAGGAGCTGGATTATCTGAAAGGCAACAAGCCGCTGACGGAGCATTTGGACCTGAGTGAGGATGAAGCTGAGCTTCCGAAGGCACCGCTGCTTATTCTGTTTGGCAACCTGATCCGAAATGCGTTCCAGCATGCCCAGAAAGGTGAGATCACGATCAGCTATCGTGATGGTGTGTTCCTGATCGAAAACCCGGTTGCCACCGGCAAGAAAGAAGGAGCTGCCTCGATCTATGAAGAGAGCTTTGGTTTTGGGCTTTCCCTGTGTGAGCGCATTGCCCGCAGGATGGGATGGGAGTTCACTCTGGAAGAGCGGGACAATGCGATTGTGACGCGACTGGTGTTGAAAGAGACGCGCAAGCCTTAA
- a CDS encoding response regulator transcription factor, translated as MMAQTEKENLLALLIEDDLDLAGTISDVLKMHGISCDHAYNGEAGLEFAREGYFDVIILDLTLPKMDGLTVCETLRSEGIDRPVLMLTARDELSDKLAGFEAGTDDYLVKPFAFEELVVRIRALSGRRSAQSKLFELADLQVDFARNIAKRGDRVLRLSPAAWKILSVLVKHSPASVRREQLERALWGDEPPESNSLNVHLYKLRQQLQQPDEVEVIYRDANGGYSLREKVDGE; from the coding sequence ATGATGGCACAAACCGAAAAAGAGAACTTGCTAGCGCTTCTGATTGAAGATGATCTGGATCTGGCGGGCACGATTTCTGATGTGCTGAAGATGCACGGCATCAGCTGCGATCACGCTTATAACGGTGAGGCGGGACTGGAGTTTGCGCGGGAAGGGTACTTCGACGTCATCATCCTTGATCTGACGCTGCCGAAGATGGATGGACTGACCGTTTGCGAGACCTTGCGGAGTGAGGGGATTGACCGGCCGGTGCTGATGCTGACAGCGCGAGATGAGCTTTCCGACAAGCTGGCCGGGTTTGAGGCCGGGACCGATGACTATCTGGTCAAGCCTTTCGCCTTTGAGGAGCTTGTGGTGCGGATACGGGCTTTGTCGGGACGGCGGAGTGCACAGTCGAAGCTGTTTGAGCTTGCTGATCTGCAGGTGGACTTTGCACGCAACATCGCCAAGCGTGGGGATCGGGTCTTGCGCCTGTCGCCGGCGGCCTGGAAGATCCTGAGCGTTTTAGTCAAGCACAGTCCGGCCTCCGTGAGACGGGAGCAGTTGGAACGGGCGTTGTGGGGGGATGAACCGCCGGAAAGCAACAGCCTGAATGTGCATCTTTACAAGCTCCGCCAACAACTTCAGCAACCCGATGAGGTTGAAGTGATCTATCGCGATGCCAATGGGGGATACAGTCTTCGGGAGAAAGTGGATGGCGAGTAA
- a CDS encoding OsmC family protein, producing MPIRMKPKSYGPLTVASHEYGQFWVTNEFGHQYSAGLGESDEFSAPSDLIMSALGSCMAISLEMVAKQQKVALGNVYITVNAEKATTLPHRFGSFHLEFALPEFEDREKAEAMLRAAKEICTVSNTLNAEISFSLV from the coding sequence ATGCCAATCAGAATGAAACCCAAATCCTATGGCCCCCTCACCGTCGCGTCTCATGAGTACGGCCAGTTCTGGGTGACCAACGAGTTCGGGCATCAATACTCAGCAGGTCTGGGAGAATCCGATGAATTCTCCGCACCATCAGACCTGATCATGTCCGCCCTTGGGTCGTGTATGGCAATCTCTTTGGAAATGGTCGCCAAGCAGCAAAAGGTAGCGCTTGGCAATGTCTACATCACTGTAAACGCGGAAAAGGCAACCACATTGCCCCACCGCTTTGGCAGCTTCCATCTGGAGTTTGCTCTGCCAGAGTTTGAGGACCGCGAGAAAGCAGAGGCCATGCTCAGAGCTGCCAAAGAAATTTGTACGGTGTCCAACACGCTCAACGCAGAGATCAGCTTCTCACTCGTCTAG
- a CDS encoding PhzF family phenazine biosynthesis protein, protein MQTDLLALQHISAFSHGEEGGNPAGVLVGETMLPEAQMQSIAADLGYSETVFAVPLADKNGYRVRYFSPENEVPFCGHATIALGAVLAQQYGRKTHQLELNETVISVESWQENGQLQAALQSPQTKSAGLEDDVKAELLGLLGLNESDLDLRIPPARIHGGANHLVLVLNDRAKLAGMAYDLEAMKQFMLGQGLVTIMLVYVRGLQEFDVRNAFASAGVFEDPATGAAAAAFSGYLRDIGWAHSGEIHIVQGEDMGSKSLITAHIPAEAGSSIRISGSARQMR, encoded by the coding sequence ATGCAGACAGATCTTTTAGCGCTTCAACACATCTCGGCATTCTCCCATGGAGAGGAGGGTGGCAACCCTGCTGGTGTTCTGGTGGGGGAGACGATGCTTCCAGAGGCGCAGATGCAGTCTATTGCGGCTGATCTCGGCTATTCTGAGACCGTGTTTGCGGTGCCTCTTGCTGATAAAAATGGGTATCGGGTGCGGTATTTTTCGCCAGAAAATGAAGTGCCGTTTTGCGGGCATGCAACGATTGCACTGGGTGCGGTGCTGGCTCAGCAATATGGCCGAAAAACGCATCAGCTTGAACTGAATGAAACCGTCATCTCCGTTGAGAGCTGGCAGGAGAATGGGCAGCTGCAAGCCGCTTTGCAATCTCCGCAGACCAAGAGTGCGGGCTTGGAAGATGACGTGAAAGCTGAGTTGCTTGGTCTGCTTGGTTTAAATGAAAGTGATCTGGACCTTCGCATTCCGCCAGCTCGCATTCATGGTGGTGCAAACCATCTGGTGCTCGTGCTGAATGACAGAGCCAAGCTGGCTGGAATGGCCTATGATCTGGAAGCCATGAAGCAGTTTATGCTAGGGCAGGGGCTGGTGACGATCATGCTGGTTTATGTTCGTGGACTGCAAGAGTTTGATGTGCGTAATGCGTTTGCCTCAGCGGGGGTGTTTGAAGACCCTGCCACGGGGGCTGCTGCTGCGGCATTTTCCGGTTATCTGCGGGATATCGGCTGGGCTCATAGCGGTGAAATCCACATTGTGCAGGGCGAGGATATGGGATCAAAATCTCTCATTACCGCTCATATTCCTGCTGAAGCAGGTTCTTCCATTCGCATTTCCGGCAGTGCGCGCCAGATGCGCTGA
- a CDS encoding Lrp/AsnC family transcriptional regulator, which yields MPKEIKHLDETACKILEVLERDARISISELASRIGLSAPSTTERVRKLEQDGIITGFTVEINPKALGYILEAIVRVKPSPGNLHVVEQLILNEPRFISCDKVTGEDCFVTRIYLKDVSELDDLLDPLHEKAMTNTSIVKASPIKNRMVPLR from the coding sequence GTGCCTAAAGAGATAAAACATCTGGACGAAACTGCCTGCAAAATCCTCGAGGTTCTGGAGCGTGATGCCCGCATATCCATCAGCGAACTGGCCAGTCGTATTGGCCTCTCCGCCCCCAGCACCACAGAGCGCGTCCGCAAGCTGGAGCAGGACGGCATCATCACAGGCTTTACGGTAGAGATAAATCCAAAGGCACTTGGCTACATTCTGGAAGCAATCGTGCGCGTCAAACCAAGCCCGGGCAACCTCCATGTAGTGGAACAGCTCATCCTCAACGAGCCCCGCTTCATCTCCTGCGACAAAGTCACCGGAGAAGACTGCTTCGTCACCCGCATCTACCTAAAAGACGTCAGCGAACTCGACGACCTACTCGACCCTCTCCACGAAAAAGCAATGACCAACACCTCAATTGTGAAGGCTTCTCCGATTAAGAACCGGATGGTACCACTACGATGA
- the plsY gene encoding glycerol-3-phosphate 1-O-acyltransferase PlsY: MIDLIKLFVALGAGYLLGSISTAVLVGKAYGKDIREYGSKSAGLTNTLRVLGKPAALVVLFGDILKGVVACLVGLYLGVYASSGVAVDSVSMLLAGAGAIVGHNWPVFFGFRGGKGVLTAAAVLFMLDPIIAASCLGSFVLIVAATRYVSLGSICAALLFVALSFIPMFGHTIYFQIFALAMASMVVAKHRANIGRLLSGTENKLSF; encoded by the coding sequence GTGATTGATCTGATTAAGCTATTTGTAGCTCTTGGGGCGGGTTATCTGCTGGGCAGTATCAGCACGGCTGTGTTGGTTGGGAAAGCCTATGGCAAGGATATCCGTGAGTATGGCAGTAAGTCTGCCGGATTGACCAACACACTGCGTGTACTGGGGAAACCTGCTGCTTTGGTTGTTCTTTTTGGAGATATCCTGAAAGGCGTCGTTGCCTGTTTGGTTGGCCTGTACCTTGGCGTTTATGCAAGTTCTGGTGTTGCGGTGGACAGTGTGAGCATGTTGCTTGCTGGGGCTGGTGCTATTGTTGGTCACAACTGGCCTGTGTTTTTCGGCTTCAGAGGCGGTAAGGGTGTCCTGACGGCTGCTGCTGTGCTGTTCATGCTGGATCCGATTATTGCCGCAAGCTGTCTGGGGTCTTTTGTGCTCATCGTTGCTGCGACCCGCTATGTTTCTCTGGGTTCTATCTGCGCCGCGCTGCTGTTCGTAGCGCTTTCCTTCATCCCGATGTTTGGTCACACAATCTACTTCCAGATCTTCGCACTGGCGATGGCATCCATGGTGGTTGCCAAGCACCGCGCGAATATCGGTAGACTGCTCTCCGGTACTGAGAATAAACTGAGCTTCTAG
- a CDS encoding TetR/AcrR family transcriptional regulator, with amino-acid sequence MARTKGSVGADTKTAIYAAAKKLIEAKGFEAMTLRQLAAEVGVQPGSVYRYVESKDELLQALMNQHMVSLIENWEKLEGKGDDPVSRLKAFVAFHIRYHIERRADVVIANLELRSLGEDYRADVVTKRSQYEANLRSILSDGVKAGAFPKVDLEVAAFAIIAMLTGVCFWYRPDGRLSIDEIIEVHQKLVLQGVVG; translated from the coding sequence GTGGCACGAACCAAAGGCTCCGTTGGCGCAGATACAAAAACTGCGATTTATGCAGCAGCAAAGAAGCTGATTGAAGCCAAGGGCTTTGAGGCGATGACGCTTCGCCAGCTTGCGGCTGAGGTAGGCGTTCAGCCGGGGTCTGTTTATCGTTATGTGGAGAGCAAGGACGAGCTGCTTCAGGCGCTGATGAACCAGCATATGGTGAGCCTGATTGAGAACTGGGAGAAGTTGGAAGGCAAGGGGGATGATCCGGTTTCCCGTCTCAAAGCTTTTGTTGCGTTTCACATTCGCTATCACATTGAGCGCCGCGCAGATGTTGTGATTGCGAATCTGGAGCTGCGGTCTCTGGGGGAGGACTACCGCGCGGATGTTGTGACCAAACGCAGCCAGTACGAGGCGAACCTGCGCAGCATCCTCTCTGATGGTGTGAAGGCTGGTGCGTTCCCCAAAGTGGATCTGGAAGTCGCTGCTTTCGCCATTATCGCCATGCTGACTGGCGTTTGCTTCTGGTATCGTCCCGACGGACGCCTTAGTATCGATGAGATTATCGAGGTGCATCAGAAACTGGTGCTACAGGGCGTTGTGGGCTAG
- a CDS encoding isovaleryl-CoA dehydrogenase: MNFGLGEDIDALRETIRRWAQDKLAPRAAEIDETNEFPNDLWKEMGDLGVLGMTADPEYGGTGMGYLAHVVAVEEISRASASVGLSYGAHSNLCVNQINRHGTPEQKAKYLPKLCSGEHVGSLAMSEPGAGSDVVSMKLRAEKRNDRYVLNGNKMWITNGPDASTLVVYAKTDPDAGPRGMTAFLIEKGMKGFSTAQKLDKLGMRGSNTCELVFEDCEVPYENVLGEEGKGVNVLMSGLDYERVVLSGGPLGIMAAAMDIVVPYIHERKQFGKSIGEFQLMQGKIADMYTLMNASRSYVYAVAAACDRGETTRKDSAGCILYSAENATKLALEAIQSLGGNGYINEYPTGRLLRDAKLYEIGAGTSEIRRMLIGRELFQETK, translated from the coding sequence ATGAATTTTGGTCTTGGTGAAGATATTGACGCTCTGCGCGAAACCATTCGCCGTTGGGCACAGGACAAACTCGCACCGCGCGCCGCTGAGATCGACGAGACCAACGAGTTCCCGAATGATCTCTGGAAAGAGATGGGTGATCTTGGCGTGCTTGGCATGACAGCTGACCCGGAATACGGTGGCACCGGCATGGGCTACCTCGCCCACGTTGTTGCGGTTGAGGAAATCTCCCGCGCGTCTGCTTCCGTCGGCCTCTCCTACGGCGCACACTCCAACCTGTGTGTGAACCAGATCAACCGTCACGGCACACCTGAGCAAAAGGCAAAGTATCTGCCAAAGCTCTGCTCCGGCGAGCATGTGGGCTCTCTGGCCATGTCCGAGCCGGGCGCAGGCTCTGACGTTGTTTCCATGAAGCTGCGCGCTGAAAAGCGCAACGACCGCTACGTGCTCAACGGCAACAAAATGTGGATCACAAACGGCCCAGACGCCTCTACTCTGGTCGTCTACGCCAAGACCGATCCGGACGCTGGCCCACGCGGCATGACAGCCTTCCTCATCGAAAAAGGCATGAAAGGTTTCTCCACTGCACAGAAGCTGGACAAACTCGGTATGCGCGGCTCCAACACCTGTGAGCTAGTGTTTGAAGACTGCGAAGTCCCTTACGAGAACGTCCTTGGCGAAGAAGGCAAAGGCGTAAACGTGCTGATGTCCGGTTTGGACTACGAGCGCGTCGTTCTTTCCGGCGGCCCACTGGGCATCATGGCAGCAGCGATGGACATCGTAGTGCCTTACATCCACGAGCGTAAGCAGTTCGGCAAGTCCATCGGCGAGTTCCAGCTGATGCAGGGCAAGATCGCAGACATGTACACCCTGATGAACGCCTCCCGCTCCTACGTGTATGCAGTGGCTGCCGCGTGTGACCGCGGCGAAACCACCCGTAAGGACTCCGCTGGCTGTATCCTCTACTCCGCAGAGAACGCAACCAAGCTGGCGCTGGAAGCCATCCAGTCCCTCGGCGGCAATGGTTACATCAACGAGTACCCAACCGGTCGCCTGCTGCGCGATGCGAAACTCTATGAAATCGGCGCTGGCACATCTGAAATCCGCCGCATGCTGATTGGCCGTGAGCTCTTCCAGGAAACCAAGTAA
- a CDS encoding carboxyl transferase domain-containing protein has protein sequence MAVIKSQAATGSESYKNNRTQHLAAMDEVRAASQQALLGGGEGPRKRHVSRGKILPRERVARLIDPGSPFLEVGQFAAHNMYEGASPSAGIVTGIGRVNGIECMIVANDATVKGGTYYPLTVKKHLRAQEIAMENNLTCIYLVDSGGANLPQQDEVFPDKEHFGRIFYNQANMSAKGIPQIAVVMGSCTAGGAYVPAMCDETIIVKEQGTIFLAGPPLVKAATGEVVSAEDLGGGDVHTRLSGVADHLARDDAHALALARQAVSNLNRRKPDQLLLQTPEDPLYDPEEILGVVPADLKTPYDVREVIARVVDGSRFDEFKARYGTTLVTGFAHIHGMPVGIIANNGILFSEAALKGAHFVELCCQRKIPLVFLQNITGFMVGQRYEAGGIAKDGAKLVTAVACAKVPKITMLIGGSFGAGNYGMCGRAYSPRMLWTWPSSRISVMGGPQAAGVLATVRRDGIERKGGTWSTEEEATFKQPIIDQFEEQGHPLYASARLWDDGIVDPRKTRDVLALSIAATLNAPIEDTPFGVFRM, from the coding sequence ATGGCTGTCATCAAGTCTCAGGCTGCAACGGGTTCGGAAAGCTACAAGAACAACCGCACCCAGCACCTCGCCGCGATGGATGAGGTCCGCGCAGCAAGCCAGCAAGCACTGTTAGGCGGGGGCGAAGGCCCTCGCAAACGGCACGTGTCTCGTGGGAAAATCCTCCCGCGCGAGCGCGTTGCCCGTCTGATCGATCCAGGTTCTCCATTTCTGGAAGTCGGTCAGTTTGCTGCCCATAACATGTATGAGGGCGCCTCCCCTTCGGCTGGCATTGTCACCGGCATCGGTCGGGTCAACGGCATCGAATGTATGATTGTTGCCAACGATGCCACGGTTAAGGGCGGCACTTATTATCCGCTGACGGTAAAGAAACACCTCCGCGCCCAAGAAATCGCCATGGAGAACAATCTCACATGCATTTACTTGGTGGATTCCGGTGGAGCGAACCTGCCTCAGCAGGATGAAGTGTTCCCGGATAAAGAGCACTTCGGTCGTATTTTCTACAATCAAGCCAACATGTCTGCAAAAGGCATTCCGCAAATCGCGGTGGTCATGGGCTCCTGTACCGCTGGCGGCGCATACGTGCCGGCCATGTGCGATGAGACCATCATCGTGAAAGAGCAAGGCACCATCTTCCTCGCCGGTCCTCCACTGGTGAAAGCCGCCACGGGCGAAGTGGTTTCTGCTGAAGATCTGGGCGGCGGGGATGTTCACACCCGCCTCTCCGGTGTGGCAGACCACTTGGCCCGTGACGACGCTCATGCGCTGGCACTGGCCCGTCAGGCCGTGTCCAACCTCAACCGCCGCAAGCCGGACCAGCTTCTGCTGCAAACGCCGGAAGATCCGCTCTACGACCCGGAAGAAATCCTCGGCGTTGTCCCGGCTGACCTGAAAACCCCATACGATGTGCGCGAAGTGATCGCTCGCGTGGTAGACGGTTCCCGCTTCGACGAGTTCAAAGCCCGCTACGGCACCACGCTCGTCACCGGTTTTGCGCACATTCACGGCATGCCAGTCGGCATCATCGCCAACAACGGCATCCTGTTCTCCGAAGCTGCCCTGAAAGGCGCGCACTTCGTTGAACTGTGCTGCCAGCGCAAAATCCCGCTGGTCTTCCTGCAAAACATCACCGGCTTCATGGTCGGGCAGAGGTATGAGGCAGGCGGCATCGCAAAAGACGGCGCTAAGCTGGTAACAGCCGTGGCATGTGCCAAAGTTCCAAAGATCACCATGCTCATCGGCGGTTCCTTCGGCGCTGGCAACTACGGCATGTGTGGCCGCGCCTACTCTCCGCGCATGCTCTGGACATGGCCAAGCTCCCGCATCTCCGTCATGGGTGGCCCGCAGGCTGCTGGCGTGCTGGCAACTGTGCGTCGTGATGGCATTGAGCGTAAAGGCGGCACATGGTCAACAGAAGAGGAAGCAACCTTCAAACAGCCGATCATCGATCAGTTTGAAGAGCAAGGGCACCCGCTCTACGCTTCCGCTCGCCTCTGGGATGATGGCATTGTCGACCCGCGCAAAACCCGCGACGTGCTGGCTCTTTCCATCGCTGCAACCCTCAACGCACCAATCGAAGACACGCCATTCGGCGTCTTCCGCATGTAA
- a CDS encoding acetyl-CoA carboxylase biotin carboxylase subunit has protein sequence MFKKILIANRGEIACRVAKSAKALGIKVVAVYSDADRDARHVQMADEAYRLGPAPVAESYLNIPELLAAAKTSGADAIHPGYGFLSENPEFVEAVEAAGLVFIGPPADAIRAMGLKDAAKKLMEESGVPVVPGYHGDNQDGEFLKAEAEKIGYPVLIKARAGGGGKGMRRVDDPANFIEALEGAQREGQSSFGDPRVLIEKYILSPRHIEVQVFCDGHGNAVHLFERDCSLQRRHQKVIEEAPAPGMTEEMRNAMGEAAVKAAQAVGYEGAGTVEFIVDGSDGLRPDRFWFMEMNTRLQVEHPVTEAITGQDLVNWQLSVAAGGTLPLMQDELTIFGHAFEARIYAEDAEAGFLPATGTLNELKLPELFARIDSGVRKGDTITPYYDPMIAKVICHGETREAALAKMSLALEKSHAVGCTTNITFLHRLCNHEGFAKGEMDTGLIDRELEALTKPTAPTKHAFAMAALIELGFATETAVVDDDPWVSLTGWRHWTAAKQFAHLSWRDEVTEVVASRHHDGSLTVTVDGETFDLQILSVDNNHMRVDFSGQITSADFFVEDTSLTLFSDGVTWRFDLPDHLAEQDDSAASGNAITSPMPGLVRAVNCKPGDKVSEGDTLIVTEAMKMEHSLKAPRDGVVAEVMANAGDQVEEGVILLTLEEEE, from the coding sequence ATGTTCAAGAAAATCCTTATTGCCAACCGCGGTGAAATTGCTTGCCGTGTTGCAAAGTCTGCAAAAGCCCTCGGCATCAAAGTTGTGGCCGTCTACTCAGACGCCGACCGCGACGCCCGTCATGTGCAAATGGCAGATGAAGCTTACCGCCTCGGCCCAGCGCCAGTGGCAGAAAGCTACCTCAATATTCCTGAGCTGCTCGCAGCAGCTAAGACCAGTGGTGCAGACGCCATCCATCCGGGCTACGGTTTCCTTTCAGAAAACCCAGAGTTCGTGGAAGCGGTTGAAGCAGCTGGCCTCGTCTTCATCGGCCCACCAGCGGACGCAATCCGCGCAATGGGCCTGAAAGACGCTGCAAAGAAGCTGATGGAAGAATCCGGCGTTCCTGTCGTGCCTGGCTACCATGGTGACAACCAAGACGGCGAGTTCCTGAAAGCGGAGGCTGAAAAGATCGGCTATCCGGTTCTCATCAAAGCCCGCGCAGGGGGTGGCGGTAAAGGCATGCGCCGCGTTGACGACCCGGCAAACTTCATCGAAGCGCTGGAAGGCGCTCAGCGTGAAGGCCAGTCCAGCTTTGGCGATCCACGCGTGCTCATCGAGAAGTACATCCTGTCCCCTCGCCACATCGAGGTTCAGGTCTTCTGTGATGGCCATGGCAACGCTGTTCACCTGTTCGAGCGCGACTGCTCCCTGCAGCGTCGCCACCAGAAGGTGATCGAAGAAGCTCCTGCCCCCGGCATGACTGAAGAGATGCGCAACGCCATGGGCGAAGCTGCTGTGAAAGCTGCTCAGGCCGTGGGTTATGAAGGGGCTGGTACTGTTGAGTTCATCGTTGATGGCTCTGATGGTCTGCGTCCTGACCGCTTCTGGTTCATGGAAATGAACACCCGCTTGCAGGTGGAACACCCTGTGACCGAGGCCATCACCGGTCAAGATCTGGTCAACTGGCAGCTCTCCGTAGCAGCTGGTGGCACTCTGCCTCTGATGCAGGACGAGCTCACAATCTTCGGCCACGCATTCGAGGCACGTATCTACGCTGAGGATGCAGAAGCAGGCTTCCTGCCAGCAACCGGAACGCTGAACGAGCTAAAGCTGCCAGAACTGTTTGCCCGCATCGATAGCGGCGTACGCAAAGGTGACACGATCACCCCTTACTACGATCCAATGATCGCAAAGGTGATTTGCCACGGCGAAACCCGTGAAGCTGCTCTAGCCAAGATGTCTCTGGCATTGGAAAAGAGCCACGCAGTCGGCTGCACCACCAACATCACCTTCCTGCACCGCCTGTGTAATCACGAGGGCTTTGCAAAAGGTGAGATGGACACGGGCCTTATTGACCGTGAACTGGAAGCTCTCACCAAGCCGACAGCACCAACCAAGCACGCGTTCGCAATGGCCGCTCTCATCGAGCTCGGCTTTGCAACTGAGACTGCCGTGGTCGACGATGATCCATGGGTAAGCCTCACCGGTTGGCGTCATTGGACCGCAGCAAAACAGTTCGCACACCTCTCATGGCGTGATGAAGTCACTGAGGTCGTTGCAAGCCGTCATCATGATGGCAGCCTGACCGTGACAGTTGATGGTGAGACGTTCGATCTGCAGATCCTCTCCGTAGATAACAACCACATGCGGGTGGACTTCTCCGGTCAGATCACCTCTGCAGATTTCTTCGTCGAAGACACCAGCCTCACATTGTTCTCTGATGGTGTGACATGGCGCTTTGACCTGCCGGATCATCTGGCAGAACAGGACGACAGTGCAGCATCAGGCAATGCAATCACCTCTCCAATGCCGGGCCTCGTGCGAGCAGTAAACTGCAAGCCGGGTGATAAGGTATCTGAGGGCGACACCCTGATCGTCACTGAAGCCATGAAGATGGAACACTCGCTTAAAGCACCACGTGATGGTGTGGTAGCAGAAGTGATGGCAAACGCAGGTGACCAGGTGGAAGAAGGCGTTATACTCCTCACGCTTGAGGAGGAGGAATAA